The Apostichopus japonicus isolate 1M-3 chromosome 20, ASM3797524v1, whole genome shotgun sequence genome contains a region encoding:
- the LOC139961089 gene encoding sialate:O-sulfotransferase 1-like — MANKITLRPTSPLVSSLLLFGIFLSILIIYNISSVKKENPSRSPFRAIRNGLQDILNADPEDGKKEGATESKIQQQDHCILNRKFMPKGSMPLILLLSFPGSGNTWVRYLLERSSGIYTGSVFNDVGTGNDDNAIFRASEVCSKTTLVVKAHSLNVKKCHIDGAIILVRNPYSAILAEFNRQSSDKTSNAPISAFQSKAWKKFAIEASSNWSRKIGTQLEKIPNRMILYYENLVQDTNLEVHRMLEFLKVTPDENRIRCLFENVTGSFKRKHRKRDFNPYSSEMNDTIDSEILKLRKIMKEYGYILPPYESYMTLK, encoded by the exons ATGGCTAACAAAATAACCCTGAGGCCTACGTCACCTCTGGTTTCTAGCCTGCTACTATTTggaatttttctttcaattcttATAATCTACAACATCTCCTCCGTGAAGAAGGAAAACCCGTCACGATCCCCCTTCCGTGCTATCCGAAATGGATTGCAAGACATTTTAAACGCCGATCCTGAGGACGGGAAAAAAGAGGGCGCTACGGAAAGCAAAATCCAACAGCAGG ATCACTGTATCTTAAACAGAAAGTTCATGCCCAAGGGGAGCATGCCATTAATACTACTACTCAGTTTTCCTGGTTCTGGTAACACCTGGGTCAGGTATTTACTCGAGAGATCGTCAGGCATTTACACCGGAAGTGTCTTCAATGACGTAGGCACGGGTAACGATG ATAACGCCATCTTTCGAGCGAGTGAAGTTTGTTCAAAGACGACACTAGTTGTTAAAGCCCACTCGCTCAATGTGAAAAAATGTCATATCGACGGAGCAATCATCCTTGTAAGGAATCCTTATAGTGCCATTTTAGCGGAATTCAATAGACAGAGCAGTGATAAGACTAGCAACGCACCTATATCAGCTTTTCAAAGCAAAG CATGGAAAAAATTTGCAATAGAGGCATCGTCGAATTGGTCGCGTAAAATAGGAACACAGCTTGAGAAGATTCCCAATCGAATGATACTGTACTACGAAAACTTAGTTCAAGATACGAACCTAGAAGTTCACCGGATGTTAGAATTTTTGAAAGTGACTCCTGACGAAAACAGAATACGGTGTTTATTTGAAAACGTAACCGGAAGCTTTAAAAGAAAACACAGAAAACGTGACTTTAATCCTTACTCATCAGAGATGAATGATACTATCGACAGTGAGATATTAAAGTTAAGAAAGATCATGAAAGAATATGGCTATATTTTACCACCGTACGAATCTTATATGACTTTAAAGTAG